The following coding sequences are from one Collimonas arenae window:
- the ruvB gene encoding Holliday junction branch migration DNA helicase RuvB codes for MSIQTDDFTEQRIIAATPASPNEEAIERALRPKQLDEYVGQEKIRDQLQIFITAARQRREALDHTLLFGPPGLGKTTLAHIIAREMGVNLRQTSGPVLERAGDLAALLTNLEANDVLFIDEIHRLSPVVEEILYPALEDYQIDIMIGEGPAARSVRLDLQPFTLVGATTRAGMLTNPLRDRFGIVARLEFYTPLQLSKIVTRSASLLGAPIVDDGAFEIAKRSRGTPRIANRLLRRVRDYAEVKGNGEITKAMADAALVMLDVDPVGFDIMDRKLLEAVLFKFGGGPVGLDNLAAAIGEERDTIEDVLEPYLIQQGYLQRTPRGRIATPAAYSHFGVAAPRTGPNGELWGQN; via the coding sequence ATGAGTATCCAAACCGACGATTTCACCGAACAACGCATCATTGCCGCTACACCGGCTTCGCCGAACGAAGAGGCGATCGAGCGGGCGTTGCGGCCCAAGCAGCTGGACGAGTACGTCGGTCAGGAAAAGATACGTGATCAGTTGCAAATATTTATCACCGCTGCGCGGCAACGGCGCGAAGCGCTGGATCACACCTTGCTGTTCGGTCCGCCTGGCTTGGGAAAAACCACCTTGGCGCATATTATTGCGCGTGAAATGGGTGTCAATTTGCGCCAGACTTCGGGACCGGTACTTGAACGTGCTGGCGACTTGGCAGCGCTGCTGACCAATCTTGAGGCAAACGACGTTCTGTTTATTGATGAAATTCACCGTTTGTCGCCGGTTGTAGAGGAAATCCTGTACCCGGCATTGGAAGACTATCAAATTGACATTATGATCGGTGAAGGGCCTGCAGCCAGATCCGTGCGACTCGATTTGCAGCCATTTACCCTGGTTGGCGCCACTACGCGTGCCGGCATGCTGACCAATCCGCTACGCGATCGTTTCGGTATTGTCGCCAGGCTTGAGTTCTATACACCATTGCAGCTTAGCAAGATTGTCACTCGTAGCGCGTCATTGCTGGGCGCGCCGATTGTAGATGATGGCGCATTCGAAATTGCCAAGCGTAGTCGCGGTACGCCGCGTATCGCCAATCGCCTGTTGCGGCGCGTGCGCGATTATGCAGAAGTCAAAGGTAATGGTGAAATCACCAAGGCGATGGCTGATGCTGCGCTGGTGATGCTGGATGTCGACCCGGTTGGTTTCGACATCATGGACAGGAAGTTGCTGGAAGCGGTGCTGTTCAAATTTGGTGGTGGGCCGGTGGGGCTGGATAATCTTGCGGCAGCCATTGGGGAAGAGCGCGACACCATCGAGGATGTCCTTGAGCCGTATCTGATTCAGCAGGGATATTTGCAACGGACTCCGCGTGGTCGTATTGCTACCCCGGCCGCATACAGTCATTTTGGTGTTGCGGCGCCGCGAACCGGACCTAACGGTGAGTTGTGGGGGCAAAATTAA
- a CDS encoding enoyl-CoA hydratase codes for MTYENILVETQGKVGLIHLNRPKALNALNDQLMSELGKALLQFDADPEIGCIVLTGSDKAFAAGADIGGMAALSYMDVFKGDYITRNWEAIRSVRKPVIAAVAGFALGGGCELAMMCDFIIAADNAKFGQPEIKLGIIPGAGGTQRLPRAVSKSKAMDMCLTARMMDAAEAERAGLVSRVVPLERLLQEAMEAAIVISSMSLPAVMMIKESVNRAYETTLAEGIQYERRMFHSTFATEDQKEGMHAFLEKRLPVFKNI; via the coding sequence ATGACATACGAAAATATCCTGGTCGAGACACAAGGCAAAGTCGGGCTGATCCATCTGAATCGCCCGAAGGCCTTGAATGCCCTGAATGATCAATTGATGAGCGAGCTGGGTAAGGCGCTTCTCCAGTTTGACGCCGATCCGGAAATCGGATGCATAGTCTTGACCGGCAGCGACAAGGCCTTTGCCGCCGGCGCCGATATCGGCGGCATGGCGGCCCTCTCTTATATGGATGTATTCAAGGGTGACTACATCACTCGCAACTGGGAAGCGATCCGCAGCGTACGCAAACCTGTGATCGCCGCCGTGGCGGGTTTTGCCTTGGGGGGCGGTTGCGAGTTGGCAATGATGTGCGATTTCATCATTGCAGCCGACAACGCCAAGTTCGGCCAGCCGGAAATCAAACTGGGCATCATTCCGGGTGCCGGCGGCACGCAGCGCTTGCCCCGCGCGGTATCGAAGTCAAAAGCCATGGACATGTGCCTGACCGCACGCATGATGGATGCCGCCGAAGCGGAGCGCGCGGGCTTGGTGTCGCGCGTGGTGCCGCTGGAGCGTCTGCTGCAGGAGGCCATGGAAGCGGCCATCGTGATTTCCTCAATGTCGCTGCCGGCGGTCATGATGATCAAGGAATCGGTCAATCGCGCCTATGAAACGACTTTGGCCGAAGGCATTCAATATGAGCGCCGCATGTTCCACAGCACCTTCGCCACCGAGGATCAGAAAGAAGGCATGCATGCCTTCCTGGAAAAACGTTTACCTGTTTTCAAAAATATTTAA